In Citrus sinensis cultivar Valencia sweet orange chromosome 2, DVS_A1.0, whole genome shotgun sequence, a single genomic region encodes these proteins:
- the LOC102607699 gene encoding scarecrow-like protein 3 has product MSPSLGSPYQWLRELKSEERGLYLIHLLLSCANHVANGSLENANLALDQISQLASPDGDTMQRIAAYFTEALAQRILKSWPGLHKALNSTRISSVSEEMLVRKLFFDMFPFLKVAFVLTNQAIIEAMEGEKVVHVIDLNAAEPAQWIALIQALSTRPEGPPHLRITGIHPQKEVLDQMAHRLTEEAEKLDIPFQFNSVVSKLENLDFDKLRVKTGEALAISSVLQLHSLLAADDYASLIALKNSLLANGYGYSQSPDSVSSSPLSPNASAKMDSFLNSLWGLSPKIMVVTEQDSNHNGLTLMERLLEALYSYAALFDCLESSVSRTSMERLKVEKMLFGEEIKNIIACEGFERKERHEKLEKWIQRFDLACFGNVPLSYCGMLQARRLLQSYNCDGYRIAEDNRCVLICWHDRPLFSVSAWSCRK; this is encoded by the coding sequence ATGTCTCCTAGTTTAGGCTCCCCTTATCAGTGGCTTAGAGAGCTTAAATCTGAGGAAAGGGGCTTGTATTTGATTCATCTATTGCTTAGTTGTGCAAATCATGTAGCAAATGGTAGTCTTGAAAATGCTAATCTTGCTCTGGACCAAATCTCGCAACTCGCCTCTCCTGATGGTGACACCATGCAACGCATTGCTGCCTACTTCACCGAGGCACTTGCTCAAAGAATCCTCAAATCTTGGCCTGGCCTTCACAAGGCCCTCAATTCCACTAGAATTAGTTCAGTTTCTGAAGAAATGCTTGTTCGGAAACTATTTTTTGATATGTTCCCGTTCTTGAAAGTGGCTTTTGTGCTCACAAATCAAGCTATTATTGAAGCAATGGAAGGGGAAAAGGTGGTTCATGTGATTGATCTAAATGCAGCTGAGCCTGCACAGTGGATTGCACTCATTCAAGCTTTGAGTACAAGGCCTGAAGGGCCACCTCATTTGAGAATCACGGGGATTCATCCGCAGAAGGAGGTGTTGGATCAAATGGCTCATAGATTGACCGAAGAAGCAGAGAAATTGGATATCCCTTTCCAATTCAATTCAGTGGTTAGCAAATTAGAAAATCTTGATTTTGACAAATTGAGAGTTAAAACCGGTGAGGCTCTCGCGATCAGTTCTGTTCTTCAGCTGCATTCCCTTTTGGCCGCTGATGATTATGCCTCCTTGATAGCATTGAAGAATTCCCTTTTGGCTAATGGGTATGGGTATAGCCAGAGTCCTGATTCAGTCTCATCATCGCCTCTGTCTCCAAATGCTTCAGCAAAGATGGATAGCTTTCTTAATTCTCTGTGGGGCTTGTCACCAAAAATTATGGTGGTGACAGAACAGGATTCTAATCACAATGGCTTGACTCTCATGGAGAGGTTATTGGAGGCTCTTTACTCGTATGCAGCATTGTTTGATTGTTTAGAATCTAGTGTTTCAAGAACATCAATGGAGAGATTGAAGGTGGAGAAAATGCTGTTTGGGgaggaaattaaaaacattatagCTTGTGAAGGATTTGAAAGGAAGGAAAGACATGAGAAACTCGAGAAGTGGATTCAACGTTTTGATTTGGCTTGCTTTGGGAATGTGCCTTTGAGCTACTGTGGTATGTTGCAGGCGAGGAGATTGTTGCAGAGCTACAACTGTGATGGGTATAGGATCGCAGAAGACAACAGGTGTGTGCTAATTTGCTGGCACGATCGACCTCTATTTTCGGTATCAGCATGGAGCTGTAGGAAGTAA
- the LOC102607411 gene encoding uncharacterized protein LOC102607411 has protein sequence MATSAAHFLSLKLAIVAAAGIILVGGKNQALAQQDDCGNLSGLGVLVGCQDFIVKEGPKVSPNALCCNAVKEIGMPCTCKLVTKQIEELLSMEKLAFVAQFCGRPIAPGTKCGSYTAPPVLK, from the exons ATGGCAACTTCAGCAGCTCATTTCTTGAGCTTAAAGCTGGCAATCGTCGCCGCCGCCGGAATCATACTTGTAGGTGGCAAAAATCAGGCCTTAGCCCAGCAAGATGACTGTGGAAATCTCTCAGGGCTTGGTGTTTTGGTGGGATGCCAGGATTTTATTGTGAAAGAAGGACCAAAAGTCTCACCAAATGCTTTGTGCTGCAACGCTGTTAAAGAAATTGGGATGCCATGTACGTGCAAGCTCGTTACAAAGCAAATTGAAGAGTTACTTAGCATGGAGAAATTGGCTTTTGTGGCTCAATTTTGTGGCAGGCCCATTGCTCCTGGAACAAAATGTGGAA GCTATACAGCTCCACCGGTGTTAAAATGA